A single window of Brachyhypopomus gauderio isolate BG-103 chromosome 21, BGAUD_0.2, whole genome shotgun sequence DNA harbors:
- the rabggta gene encoding geranylgeranyl transferase type-2 subunit alpha, with the protein MHGRVKVKSTAQQEEEKRKEREKKLKVYLSVRDAVFNKKSNGVLDEEALQLTQQLLSSNPDFATLWNFRREILLHLETVKEEEEMQKLYEMELLFTESCLKVNPKSYGSWHHRGWTSSRLPRADWQRELSLCDRCLSLDDRNFHCWDYRRFVVKVSGVPVSQELQFTDRLIGSNFSNYSSWHYRSTLLPLLHPGPASPSQKPPRGSPTASPQTHGHRVCEEQLLKEYELVQNAFFTDPNDQSAWFYYRWLLGRAERDEMISCVYVSREGERVAVVFSKPVNVLAMMLVLDGQPQQVEWRSVHPRFRHSPVWLCELPPGSISDVNNEHNLTVHWTEKHTHRECALYTGRLESWCRDSATDQELFRSELSVEKTSVLQSELQSCTQLLELEPHNKWCLLTIILLMRALDPLGHERETLAHFQTLKGVDPMRSSYYSDLCSKFMIENTILKMEYAEVRVFSLSDKNLSTLCHLDQLLLVTHINLSSNQLARLPPQFAMMQCLEVLEADNNAIEDLEGLYHLPKLEDVSLKNNQISKLSTLEPLTSCPKLIRLDLRGNPITKTANIQAKLMELLPSVTDLLI; encoded by the exons ATG cacggGCGAGTGAAGGTGAAGTCCACTGCtcagcaggaggaggagaagagaaaagagagggagaagaagtTGAAAGTATACCTGTCTGTTCGTGATGCTGTCTTCAACAAG aaATCTAATGGAGTTCTGGATGAAGAAGCCCTTCAGCTCACCCAGCAGCTCCTGTCCTCCAACCCTGACTTCGCCACGCTGTGGAACTTCAGGAGGGAGATCCTGCTTCACCTGGAGACTGTAAA agaggaggaagagatgcAGAAGTTGTACGAGATGGAGCTGCTCTTCACCGAGTCCTGTCTGAAGGTCAACCCCAAGTCGTACGGCAGCTGGCACCACCGTGGCTGGACGTCCTCACGCCTGCCCAGGGCCGACTGGCAGCGCGAGCTCAGCCTGTGTGACCGCTGCCTCAGCCTGGACGACCGCAACT ttcactGCTGGGACTACCGGCGCTTCGTGGTGAAGGTGTCTGGTGTTCCGGTGTCCCAGGAGCTGCAGTTCACAGACCGTCTGATTGGCTCCAACTTCTCCAACTACTCCAGCTGGCACTACCGGAGCACGCTGCTGCCCTTGCTCCACCCGGGGCCCGCCTCGCCCTCCCAGAAGCCCCCACGCGGGTCGCCCACCGCCTCGCCCCAGACACACGGCCACCgagtgtgtgaggagcagcTGCTAAAGG aATATGAGCTGGTGCAGAATGCCTTCTTCACTGACCCCAATGACCAGAGCGCCTGGTTCTACTACCGCTGGCTCCTGGGTAGAG CTGAGCGGGACGAGATGAtcagctgtgtgtatgtgagcagagaaggagagagggtagCTGTGGTCTTCTCCAAGCCCGTCAAC gttctGGCGATGATGCTGGTGTTGGACGGTCAGCCCCAGCaggtggagtggaggagtgttCACCCTCGTTTCCGCCACAGTCCTGTCTGG ctgTGTGAACTTCCTCCTGGCTCTATTAGTGATGTTAACAATGAGCACAACCTGACTGTGCATTGgactgagaaacacacacacagagagtgtgctctctatACAG GTCGTCTTGAGAGTTGGTGCCGCGATTCTGCCACAGACCAGGAActcttcag GAGTGAACTGTCCGTAGAGAAGACGTCTGTTCTGCAGTCTGAACTCCAGTCCTGCACACAGCTGCTGGAGCTGGAGCCCCACAacaaat GGTGTCTCTTGACCATAATCCTGCTGATGAGGGCCCTGGACCCTTTGGGCCACGAGAGAGAGACACTTGCACACTTCCAGACCCTGAAG ggTGTGGACCCTATGCGTAGCTCCTACTACAGTGACTTATGCAGTAAGTTTATGATCGAGAACACTATTCTAAAAATGGAGTATGCAGAGGTGCGCGTTTTCAGCCTCTCTGACAAG AACCTGAGCACCCTTTGCCACCTGGATCAACTGCTATTGGTCACTCATATCAATCTGTCATCCAATCAGCTTGCGAGGCTGCCGCCACAGTTTGCCATGATGCAGTGTCTCGAG GTGCTGGAGGCTGACAATAATGCCATCGAGGATCTGGAAGGGTTGTATCATCTGCCCAAGCTGGAGGACGTGTCTTTGAAAAACAACC AAATCTCTAAACTCTCTACCCTGGAACCCCTGACATCCTGTCCAAAACTCATCAGACTGGATCTCCGTGGCAACCCCATCACCAAGACCGCTAATATCCAGGCAAAACTGATGGAGCTGTTGCCGTCAGTTACTGACCTATTGATTTGA
- the stxbp3 gene encoding syntaxin-binding protein 3, with protein MAAGTEHGLKKIVWQKLKDTIIADCRKSEIWKILILDKFTTRLLSLCCNMTDLMNEGITIVEDLFKVREPVLEMKAIYFMSPTAVCVDAFINDFNNKPKYKAAYVYFTDYCPDDLFNKMKQCAKYIRVCKEINISFLPLEAQVFTCNNPAAFRSIYSPHSQDRNQTLEALADQIVTLCATLDEYPGVRYKKDSAKDYAKFLAELVDKKLEEHYKLDDDNKKKEKTSAQLLIVDRGFDPVSPLLHELTYQAMAYDLIDVTNDTYKYKGKDGAEKEALLNEADELWVKLRHMHIAEVTEQIPKLVKEISASRKQSDTKMSIGNLSQLMKQMPSFRKQVTQKAVHLTLAEDCMTKFQESVEKLCKAEQDLAMGLDVEGQKVKDPMRTLLPILLNPHSTPDKIRAVLLYIFSLNGTTEENLTKLIQHVKIENESEYIRNWKELGVPIIASSSLFSSRKPSRRDRSQEETYNLSRWTPVIKDVMEDVLDNKLDTSAWPHQSECPSAWNGSRAVSARQKPKPTSLDDYRSGFRVIIFVLGGVCYSEMRCAYEVTQATKTCEVLIGSSHILTPASLLEDIRDLSKMPPQSFTIEDERS; from the exons ATGGCAGCCGGGACGGAGCACGGGCTGAAAAAAATAGTCTGGCAAA AGCTCAAGGATACTATTATTGCAGACTGCAGGAAATCAGAAATATGGAAG ATTCTGATACTGGACAAGTTCACCACCCGTCTCCTGTCATTATGCTGCAATATGACTGACCTGATGAATGAAGGAATCACAA TTGTGGAGGACCTGTTCAAAGTCAGGGAGCCAGTCCTGGAAATGAAGGCCATCTACTTCATGTCTCCTACTGCAGTG TGTGTGGACGCTTTTATCAACGACTTCAACAACAAACCCAAGTACAAAGCAGCCTACGTCTACTTTACCGACT ATTGTCCAGATGACCTGTTCAACAAAATGAAACAGTGTGCAAAGTACATTAGAGTGTGTAAAGAGATCAACATATCCTTTCTTCCACTGGAGGCCCAA GTGTTTACTTGCAATAATCCAGCAGCCTTCAGAAGTATCTACAGTCCTCATAGTCAAGACCGAAACCAAACTCTAGAGGCCCTGGCAGACCAGATAGTCACACTGTGTGCCACTCTGGACGAGTACCCTGGGGTCAGATACAAGAA GGATTCAGCAAAGGATTATGCTAAATTTCTGGCTGAGCTGGTTGACAAAAAACTAGAAGAGCACTACAAGCTGGATGATGACAACAAGAAAAAG GAAAAGACGTCAGCTCAGTTACTCATCGTTGATCGTGGCTTCGACCCTGTGAGCCCATTACTGCATGAACTGACCTACCAGGCCATGGCTTACGACCTTATAGACGTCACGAACGACACTTACAA GTACAAGGGGAAGGATGGTGCGGAGAAGGAAGCCTTGCTGAACGAGGCCGACGAGCTGTGGGTGAAGCTCCGGCACATGCACATCGCCGAGGTCACAGA ACAAATTCCAAAGCTGGTGAAGGAGATCTCAGCCAGCAGGAAGCAGTCAGACACAAAG ATGTCGATAGGAAACCTTTCACAGCTGATGAAGCAGATGCCCAGTTTCCGGAAACAGGTTACCCAG AAAGCGGTCCACCTGACTTTGGCTGAGGACTGCATGACCAAGTTCCAGGAGTCGGTGGAGAAGCTGTGCAAAGCAGAGCAG GATCTGGCCATGGGTTTGGACGTGGAGGGACAGAAGGTGAAGGACCCCATGAGGACACTGCTGCCCATCCTGCTGAACCCACACAGCACCCCCGACAAGATCCGCGCTGTGCTGCTCTACATCTTCAGCCTTAATG ggacGACAGAGGAGAACCTCACTAAGCTCATTCAGCATGTGAAGATCGAGAACGAGAGTGAGTACATAAGAAACTGGAAGGAGCTGGGAGTGCCCATCATTGCCTCT TCGAGCCTGTTCTCGTCTCGAAAGCCGTCTCGCAGGGACCGCTCCCAAGAGGAGACGTACAACCTCTCGCGTTGGACGCCGGTCATCAAAGATGTGATGGAG gATGTGTTGGACAACAAGCTGGACACCAGCGCGTGGCCGCACCAGTCCGAGTGCCCTTCAGCCTGGAACGGATCCCGTGCTGTGAG TGCGAGACAGAAGCCCAAGCCCACTTCTCTGGATGACTATCGCAGTGGTTTCCGCGTGATCATCTTCGTGCTGGGTGGAGTCTGCTACTCTGAAATGCGCTGCGCTTATGAGGTCACACAGGCCACCAAAACCTGCGAAGTCCTCATTG GTTCCTCACACATTCTGACCCCAGCCAGTCTACTGGAAGACATTCGTGACCTCAGCAAAATGCCCCCTCAGAGTTTCACGATAGAGGATGAAAGGTCCTGA